The DNA region CTATTCCGCCCATCCGGTGACGGCAGCGGCTGCGATCGAGAATTTGCGGATCCTTGAGGCCGAGAATCTGGTCGAGCGGGTGCGGGGCGATATCGGGCCCTATCTGCAGAAGCTCTGGCTGGCGCTCGGTGACCATCCGCTCGTCGGCGAAGCGCGAATGACCGGATTGATGGGCGCGCTGGAACTGGTGCCGAGCAAGCCCTCACGCGCGAAGCACTTTCCCGATACGGGCAAGGTCGGCACGATCGCGCGCGATTTCTCGTTCAAGAACGGCCTGGTGATGCGCGCGGTGCGTGACTCGCTGATCATCGCCCCCCCGCTGACGCTCAGCCATGACGAGGCGGATATCCTGGCCGCGACGGCGCGCAAGACGCTCGACGATACGTGGGCCGAGGTGAAGCGGCTGGGGCTGGTTTGATGCCGGGCCGGGTCTCCGTCGCATTCCCGCCCCCCTTGTGGGGGAGAGGTCCCGCCGCCTTCATCGACATCGCCCCATGACCGACCGACCGCCTTCCTGGTATGAGGCGACGGCCGACGGGAAGCTCGCCTTCCCGCCGCTCGACGGCGACACCAAGGCCCATGTCGCGATCATCGGCGGCGGCTTTACGGGCTTGTCGGCCGCGCTGCATCTGGCAGAAGCTGGCATCGACACGATCCTGATCGAAGCGAACACCATCGGCTGGGGCGCTTCGGGGCGCAATGGCGGCCAGCTTCACACCGGCCAACGCCGCGACCAGGACTGGCTGGAGCGCCATGTCGGGCGGCTGGCGGCGCATGAGCTATGGAACCTTGCCGAGGAGGCCAAGGCGCTGGTCATGGCGCTGATCGACAGGCACGGCATCGACGCCGAATGGCGCCCCGGCCTGATCGAGGCGGTCCACAAGCCGCGCCTCGTCGACGAAGAGCGGCACTATGTGGACAAGCTTCGCGACGACTACGCCTATCCGCATGCGGAGTGGATAGAGCGCGACCGCCTGGCCGCGAGGATCGGCACGGGCGACTATTATGGCGGGCGGTTCGACCGCACAGCCGGCCATCTCCATCCGCTCAAATTCGCACAGGGCCTCGCCCGCGCCGCATCCAGGGCCGGGGCGCGGCTCCATGAGCAAACGCCGGCGATCCGTCTCCTCGACGGGGCGACGCCGACGATCGAGACGGCACGCGGGCGCATTCGCGCCGACATCATCGTCCTCGCCGGCAACGGCCTCCTCGACGGCATCGATGCAGAGACCGAGACGCGGGCGATGCCGATCAAGAACTACATCCTGACGACGGCGCCGATCGGCGCCGGTGCACCCGGCGGGCTTATTCCCGGTGGCGAGGCGGTGTCGGATTCGCGCTTCGTCGTCTATTACTGGCGCCCGACGGCGGATGGCCGCATCCTGTTTGGCGGCGGCGAAACCTATTCGCGCCGCGACCCCTCCGACATCACCGCGTTCGTGCGCAGGCATCTCCTGAAGATCTATCCGCAACTGGCGGGCGCCCGCATCGACCACGCCTGGGGCGGCACGCTCGCCGTCACCGTCAATCGGCTGCCGTTCTTGCGCCGGCTAAGTACCGGAGTCTATGCGGCTTCCGGCTATTCGGGTCAGGGCGTCGCGCTGGCGCCGTTCGGGGGCAAGATCATCGCCGATGCGATCCTCGGTGATCCGGGCCGCCTCGACGCCTTCGCCGCTCTGCCCTGCCCGCGCTTTCCCGGCGGCAAGCTGCTGCGCTGGCCGGCGCTGGTTGCGGGCATGAGCTGGTACGCGCTCCGGGACCGGATCTGAAGAAGCTCTACCGCTCCCCGATTGCCGACAGCGCCACGATCGCGGCTGAGGCGCGGTTTTCGACGCCGAGCTTCTGGTAGATCGTTTCCAGATGCTTGTTCACGGTGCGCGGCGAGAGGCCGAGGATTTCGCCGATGTCGCGGTTGGATTTTCCGCGCGTGATCCAGAGCAGTACCTCCGCCTCGCGCTGCGTGACGGCGAACTGGCGGCGCAGCGCCGCCTCCTGGCCGCTGTCATTGTCGCCGGTCAGACGGAACAGGAACTCGTCTTCCCCGGTATTGCCGAGGAAGGAGAGTTGAAGCTGGCGCCCACCCTCGACGATGATCGGCGTCGGCGGGGAGACGGCGCCGCGCTGACCGGCCGCGACCTTGAGCCAGACGCGAACCGTCTCGGGCAGATGGATGGTACCGCCGCGACTCGGCAGCGCCGCCTCAAGCAGCTTCGCGGCCTGCGGCGTGCACCAGAGGATCTCGCCGTTGCGATTGGCCGCCAGGAGGAAGCGGCCCGCAGTATCGAGTGCCAATCGGGCGCTCTGCGCGGTGCGCGCATTGGCGAGGTGGACGCGGATGCGGGCGAGGAGCACGTCGAGCACGATCGGCTTCGTCACATAGTCGACGCCGCCGGCTTCCAGCCCTTCAAGGATGTGCTCGGTCTCGGAAAGCCCGGTCATGAAGATGATCGGCACATGGCTGAGCGCGGCGTTGGCTTTCAGACGGCGGCAGGTCTCGAAACCGTCCATGCCCGGCATGAGCGCATCCATGAGGACGATGTCGGGGGTGATCCGCTCGACGAGAGCCAGCGCCCGCGCCCCCTCGGTCGCGACCAGAACCGTGGCGCCGGAATGCTCCAGCGCGTCCGTCAGGAAGGAGAGCGTCTCGGGTGAATCGTCAACGACCAGGACGATGTCGCGCGCGCGCGATACTTCAGTCATGGCTCGCCATCGCCTCCAGGACGGAATGGTACTGCGCGAAATCGAAATTGCGGATGTGGACCCGCATCGCCGCGACGAAGGCCTGATTATCCGCATCCGTCTCGAGCCGGGCGAGTTTCGCCTCGATCCCCCGGACATAGCCGATATGGCCGAGGTCTAGAAGTTCGCGCACATGGCCGGCGCCCGGACTGCGCAGCGTCGCGTCCGATTCCGCCTTGGGCGGTACAGACGCCTCGTCGATCCAATCTATGCGCAGCAGAGCCTGAATGCGGTCCAGCAGTTGTCGAACATCGAAAGGCTTCGGCAGCGCCCCGTCATGAACCGCGTCCTCGGCCTTCTGCGGCTGCATCTCGCCAAGATTGGCGGACAGCATCACGATCGGCGCCCCATGGCCGCTTTCGCGCAGCCGCGCCGCCAATTCCCATCCCGTCATGCCGGGCATGGATATGTCGAGCAGGAAGATATCCGGCCTTATGTCACCGGTGAGCGCTAGGCAGGAAGGCCCATCCGGCACGGCGAGCACGATGAAGCCCAGCGGCTCCAGGATCTGGCGCACCAGGTCGCGGTGATCCTCGTCGTCGTCGGCGACGAGGACGGTGCGCCGCGGCCCCTCATAGCCGAAGATGCGCCGAGGCGGCGCGGGCGAAGGCAGAGGCCGGTCGATGGCGGCGAGCATCAGCCTTACGGTGAAGCGGCTGCCGATGCCGGGCTCGCTCATGACCGCCAGATCGCCGCCCATGAGCTGCGCCAGCATCTTGGTGATGGTCAGGCCGAGGCCGGTACCGGGCACCAGCTTCGCCACGGAGCTGGTGCCGCGCTCGAAGGGCTCGAAGATGCGCTCGATATCCTCGGCCGGAATGCCGGGCCCGGTATCCTCGACCGTGATGGTCGCGATCTGGCTGCGATAGGCGATCTTCAGCACGACGATGCCGCTCTCGGTGAACTTGATCGCGTTGGACAGCAGGTTGACCAGGATCTGACGCAGCCGTTTCTCGTCGGTCGCGATCACCTCCGGCAGCCGATCGGGGCGATCGAAGCGGAAGGTGAGCCCCTTCGCTTCTGCCTGGAAGCGGAACATGTCGACGATCTGGTCGAGGAAATCGCCAAGCCGCACCTCGTCGCGCTGCAATTGCAGCCGACCCGCCTCGATCCGCGAAATTTCGAGCAGCCCGTCGATCAGGCCGGAGAGATGCTCGGCGCTGCGGCGAATGACGGAAATGTTGCCGCGGCGGACACGCGGGATCGCCTCGTCGCGCTCCAGGATCTGCGCATAGCCGAAGACCGCGTTGAGAGGCGTGCGAAGCTCGTGCGAGAGGCCGACGAGATAACGGCTCTTGGCGAGGTTCGCGGCCTCCGCCACCTCCTTGGCGCGCTGCAATTCGGCGTCGGTGCGCTGGTGCGCGCTGATCTCGCGCAGCAGCAGCGTCGTCTGCCGCGCCGATTCCTCCTGCGCGACATGGCGGCTCTCATTGGCGAGGACGAGGAACCAGGAGGCAATACCGGAGACGATCAGGAGGATGAAGAAGGCGGCCCAGAGCGTCTGGCCGATGATGGCGCTATGCGCGCCGCCATAGGAGGTCGCCTGGACGTGGATCAGCATAAGGACAAGGCTGATCACGGCCATGAACAAGGTCAATATGCCAAAATACTGGACGATGCGCGGGCTGATCCGGGCGGCGACGCTTCGGGGCAGCACCGCCGAAACCGCCTCGCTGACCTGGGTCTGCAGCCGTGCATGCGGCTTGCAGAGATCGTGGCAGCGGGCGTCGAGCGAGCAGCAGAGCGAGCAGATCGGCCCCGAATAGGCCGGGCAATAGGCGCTGTCTTCCGGCTCGAAGAAATGCTCGCAGACCGTGCATTGGATCTCCTTCAGGAGGTGCCAGTGAGCCCGAGGCTTCCTTGCCAAATAGAAGCGACCGCCCGTCAGCCAGGCGATGGCGGGCGCGGCGACAAGCGAAATGCCGAGCGCGATGAAGGGGGCGAACGCCTTCGCCGTCTCGCCGAAGAGGCCCACCGCGGCGATCAGCGAGATCGAAGCAGCAATGCCCATACTGCCGACGCCGACCGGGTTGATGTCGTAGAGATGGGCGCGCTTGAACTCGATGCCTGGAGGAGAGAGGCCGAGCGGCTTGTTGATGGCAAGGTCGGCAACGATCGTGCCGAGCCAGGCGACGGCGACGACCGAGAACAGGCCGAGCGTCTGCTCAAGCGCGCGATAGATGCCGAGTTCCATCAAGAGCAGCGCGATCGCGACGTTGAACACGAGCCAGACGACGCGGCCCGGATGGCTGTGCGTCAGGCGCGAGAAGAAGTTCGACCAGGCGAGCGAGCCCGCATAGGCGTTCATCACGTTGATCTTCAATTGCGAGACCACGACGAAGGCGGCGGTGAGGAAGAGTGCCGCGTCCTGCCAGGGCAACACATAGCCGAAGGCGACGACATACATGCGTGCCGGCTCGGCCGCATGCTCGGCCGGGACGCCATGGCGCAGTGCCAGCACCGCGAGGAAGGAGCCGAAGAGAAGCTTCGGCGCGCCGACGATGATCCAGCCGGCGCCGGCGAGCAGCATGGCGAGGCGGCCACGCCAGCCTCCGGGGCCGGAAGGGGGCACGAAGCGCAGTATATCGACCTGCTCGCCGATCTGCGGCATCAACCCGAGGATGACGGAACAAGAAGCGCCGAAGGCGACGAGGTCGAAGCTCGACCCACGCGCCGAGGCGAGGCCGGGAAAGGATAGCCATTCCGAGACCGAGCCCCAGTCCTGCCACAGTATGAACCCGACCGGCAGGATGTTGAGGACGATCCAGAGCGGCTGTGTCCAGATCTGGAAACGGCTGATCCAGGTGATGCCGTGGGTGACAAGCGGAATGACGGCGGCGGCGGAGAGGATGTAGCCAAGCCAGATCGGTATACCGAAGGCAAGCTGCAGCGCCGTCGTCATGATCGACGCTTCGATGGCGAAGAGGATGAAGGTGAAGGTGGCGTAGATCAGCGAGGTGATCGTCGAGCCGATATAGCCGAAGCCGGCGCCGCGGGTCAGCAGGTCGATGTCGACGCCGTAGCGCGCGGCATAGCGGGCGATCGGCAGGCCGGTGAGCAGCAGCACGACGCCGACGACCAGCGTCGCGGCGATGACGTTGACCGTGCCGTGCGACAGGGTGATCGTGCCGCCGATCGCCTCCAATGCCAGGAAGGAGATGGCGCCGATCGCCGTCTGCGCGACGCGCGGCGACGACCAGCGGCGGGCGCTCTTCGCGGTGAAGCGGAGCGCGTAATCCTCCAGCGTCTGGTTGGCGACCCAGCGATTATATTCCCGGCGGACCGGAAGAATACGCTGCCGGCCCGCTATGCTGCCTCTGCTCACTCGATAAGCCTGCCTAGGAATTCAGCGAAAACTGTAGCGATCCGGCGCGCCAGCGCAAGGAAAGACCGGCCCTTCGATGCGTTTTGCCGGATCGGCCCGGCGGCAGTGGGAGCGACCCTACGTCGTTCGACGTATATGCTGCGTTGCGAAAACCATCGGACATTCCCCCCGAGCGTCACGGAGTCCCGGCCTCCAATGAGGTCTCCGCGCCGTTTCGATCCGTGAACCAACCGCAATCGCCGACCCGCTTCCGGGGCGGCGAGAAGCAACAGGGGGAATTCCAGATGTTGAACAAGGTGAGCCGTACCATCGGCGCCCTTGCGACGGCGGCCATGATCGGCGCCGGCGTAACGAGCGCGATGGCCGCGGAAGACACAATCAAGGTCGGCGTGCTGCATTCGCTCTCGGGCACGATGGCGATTTCCGAGACGACGCTGAAGGACACCGTTCTCTTCCTCATCGACGAGCAGAACAAGAAGGGCGGCCTTCTCGGCAAGAAGCTCGAGGCCGTCGTCGTCGACCCGGCGTCGAACTGGCCGCTCTTCGCGGAAAAGGCCCGCGAACTGATCAGCCAGGACAAGGTTGCCGTCGTGTTCGGCTGCTGGACCTCCGTGTCCCGCAAGTCGGTCCTGCCGGTCTTCAAGGAGTTGAACTCGATCCTGTTCTATCCGGTCCAATATGAGGGACAGGAATCCGAGCGGAACGTGTTCTACACGGGCGCTGCCCCGAACCAGCAGGCCATTCCCGCCGTCGACTACCTGATGAGCGCCGATGGCGGCTCGGTGAAGCGTTGGGTCCTCGAAGGCACCGACTACGTCTATCCGCGCACGACCAACAAGATTCTCGAGGCGTACCTGAAGTCGAAGGGTGTCGCCGAAGAAGATATCATGGTCAACTACACGCCGTTCGGCTTCTCCGACTGGCAGACGGAAGTCGCGGCGATCAAGAAGTTCGGCTCCGCCGGCAAGAAGACGGCGGTGGTTTCAACCGTTAACGGCGACGCCAACGTTCCCTTCTACAAGGAACTCGGCAACCAGGGCATCAAGGCGACCGACATTCCGGTCGTGGCCTTCTCGGTCGGCGAAGAAGAACTGGCCGGCATCGACACCAAGCCGCTGGTCGGCCATCTCGCCGCCTGGAACTACTTCGAATCGATCGATACGCCCGCGAACAAGGCGTTCATCAAGAAGTGGCATGCGTTCATCAAGAACGACAAGCGCACCACCAATGACCCGATGGAAGCCACCTATATCGGCTTCAACGCCTGGATCAAGGCCGTGCAGGCTGCCGGCACGACCGATACCGATCCGGTCATCAATGCGCTCATCGGCACCGCCGTGCCGAACCTCACGGGTGGATACTCGGCCGTCATGCCGAACCACCACATCACCAAGCCGGTCTATATCGGCGAGATCCAGGGCAACGGCCAGCTCGACGTGGTGTGGCAGACCAAGGGTCTTCTTCCGGGCGATGCCTGGTCGCCCTACCTGCCGGAATCCAAGAGCCTGATCTCGGATTGGCGGTCGCCGCTCTCCTGCGGAAACTACGACGTCGCCACCGGAAAGTGCGGCGGCTGACGGCAACGCATGGCACGGATCCTGCTTTGCGATCCGTCTGGAAAAAGCGCCGGAGGCGGTGATCGCCGCCTCCGGGCAACCCCAGGGCCCCAAGACATCTTGCCGCCCGGACCCTCGTGACGCCTGAACGGACATCGTTGACCATGCGTGTTTCGCTCCCGTCCCTCTCGACCCTGGCTGCCGCCTTCTTGCTGATCCTGACGGCATTCAACCCGGCTTTCGGCGCGGATATCCGCCCGGAGGTCAACGCGCTCGGCAATCCCGGCTATTCGTCGCTGAAGGACGCGATCGCGGCGCTGGCGGCAACCGGCGACCCCGCCGTTCCCGCCTTGCTGCAATCGCTCAGCGATGGCGAGCTTTACGTCCGCGCGGCCGACAGCGCCGTCTTCAAGGTCACGGAGACCGATGACGGCTACAATTTGCTCGATCCGCTGACGGGCGAGGACGCCGGACCGGCGGCCGCCGACGAAGTCAGCAAGATCACCGTCAACAATTCCGTCCGCGAGACGATCAGCGCCTCGCTTGGCCTGATGACCCTGCTTTCGCCCGACCCGCAGAAACGGCTCGCCGCGGCAGGCGACGTCTACAAGAGCCAGGATCCCAAGCAGATTCCGCTGCTCGATACAGCGATCGCCAAGGAGACCGACAAGAAAGTCACCGCAGCTCTGCAGATGGCGCGGGCCGCGGCCGTGCTTCGCTCCGATATGGGCGATGCCGACAAGCTGGCTGCCGTCGATGTCATCAGTGCGCGCGGCGACCAGGATGCCGTCTCGCTGTTGTCCTCGTTCTTTGCCACAGCCCCGGATGGCTCCGCTAAGACGGCGGCGGCTTCCGCGATCTCCACCATCCAGGGGACGTTGCAGCTCTGGAGCGGCCTACAGAACGTATGGTACGGCGTATCGCTCGGCTCGGTGCTGCTGCTCGCCGCGATCGGCCTGGCCATCACCTTCGGCGTGATGGGCATCATCAACATGGCGCATGGCGAGATGGTCATGCTCGGCGCCTACACGACCTTCGTCGTGCAGGACATCATCCGCACCTCCTATCCCGAATTGTTCGACTGGTCGCTGGCGATCGCCCTGCCGCTCGCCTTCCTCGTTTCGGGCGCCGTCGGGGTGCTGATCGAGCGCTCGGTGATCCGCTTCCTCTATGGCCGGCCGCTGGAGACGCTGCTCGCGACCTGGGGTATATCGCTGATCCTGCAGCAGGCGGTCCGCACCTATTTCGGCCCGAACAACCGCGAGGTCGGCAACCCGTCCTGGATGTCCGGCACCTTCGACCTCGGCCATCTCGCCATCACCTATAACCGCATGTGGATCGTGGTCTTCGCGCTCGGCGTCTTCGCCGTGCTGATGCTGGTACTGAAGCGCACGCCGTTCGGCCTGCAGACCCGAGCGGTGACGCAGAACCGTCCGATGGCCTCCTCGATGGGTATTCGCACGCCTTGGGTCGATGCGATGACCTTCGGTCTCGGCTCGGGCATTGCCGGCATCGCCGGGGTCGCACTCAGCCAGATCGACAATGTCAGCCCCAATCTCGGCCAGAGCTACATCATCGACAGCTTCATGGTCGTCGTGTTCGGCGGCGTCGGCAATCTCTGGGGCACGCTGGTCGGCGCCTTCACGCTCGGCATCGCCAACAAGTTCCTGGAGCCGTATGCGGGCGCCGTGCTCGCCAAGATCCTGGTGCTCGTCTTCATCATCCTGTTCATCCAGAAGCGTCCGCGGGGCCTCTTCGCCCTCAAGGGCCGGTCGGTGGAGGCGTGAGCATGATTGCGCGGGCGTTCACCTATATCGATCTGCCGCCCAAGGTTTCGCCGCTGGTCTGGTGCGGGCTGAACGAGCCGGAACCGAGCCCGGCCTCCGTCCCGACGCCGGTCGGATCGAAGCCGGGTGCGAGAATCGGATCCGGCGATGACAGGCAACAGTCGGCCCGGGGGCCCCAGTCATGATCACCGCCTTCTTCTTTCGTGCCCTCGACGGCAAGACCCTAATCGTATTGGCGATCCTGATCGGCATCGGTATTGCGCTGCCGCTGCTCAGCCTCACCGACCCATCCTTCCCGCTGCACATTCCGACCTACGCCATTGCGCTGATCGGCAAATATCTCTGCTATGCGCTGCTCGCGCTTTCGGTCGACCTGGTATGGGGCTATTGCGGCATTCTCTCCCTCGGCCATGCCGCGTTCTTCGCCCTCGGCGGCTACGCCATGGGCATGTATCTGATGCGCCAAATCGGCACACGCGGCGTTTATGCCAACCCGGTCCTGCCGGATTTCATGGTCTTCCTGAACTGGCAGGAGCTGCCCTGGTTCTGGCACGGCTTCGACATGTTCTGGTTCGCGGCGCTCATGGTGCTGCTGGCGCCGGGGCTGCTCGCCTTCGTCTTCGGCTGGTTCGCCTTCCGCTCGCGCGTCACCGGCGTCTATCTCTCGATCATCACCCAGGCGATGACCTATGCGCTGCTGCTCGCCTTCTTCCGCAACGACATGGGCTTCGGCGGCAATAACGGCCTGACCGACTTCAAGGACATCCTCGGCTTCAACATCCAGGCCCCCGAGACGCGCGGTGCGCTGTTCTTCGCTTCGGCGCTCGCTTTGGCGCTCGGCTTCCTAATCTGCCGCGCCGTCATCTCGTCGAAATTCGGCAAGGTGCTGATTGCCGTCCGCGACGCGGAGAGCCGGACGCGCTTCATCGGCTACCGTGTCGAAGGATACAAGCTGGTCGTTTTTGTCCTCTCCGCCATGATGGCAGGCGTCGCCGGATCGCTCTACGTGCCGCAGATCGGCATCATCAATCCGGGCGAATTCGCCCCTGCCAATTCGATCGAGGCGGTCATATGGGTCGCCGTCGGGGGGCGCGGCACATTGATCGGCCCGATCGTCGGCGCGCTGCTCGTGAACTTCGGCAAGACGTGGTTCACGAGCGGCGTGCTAGCCGAATACTGGCTGTTCGTCCTCGGCGGGCTGTTCGTCGCCGTCACGCTGTTCCTGCCAAAGGGCGTCGTCGGCACGATCCTCGCGCGTAAAGCCAGAAAGCCTGACGAGGCGAAGTCCCCGCCGGAACCAACGCCGATCCAGGCGAGCCAGGCTGCGGAGGAAGGGGCATGAGCGAGAAAGCCAAGGGTGACGAAAAGGCGAAGGGCCACGAGAAGGCTAAGAACTCGCTGCTCTATCTCGACGGCGTCTCGGTTTCCTTCGACGGCTTCAAGGCGCTCCGCGGCCTGTCGCTGATCATCGAGCCAGGAGAGATGCGCGCTATCATCGGCCCGAACGGCGCCGGCAAGACGACGATGATGGATGTGATCACCGGCAAGACCAAGCCGGACACGGGCGACGTCTATTTCGCTGGCGACACCGATCTGACGCGCATGGACGAGGCCTCGATCGCCTCGCTCGGCATCGGCCGCAAGTTCCAGAAGCCGACGGTCTTCGAGAGCCACACCGTCTGGAACAATATCGACTTGGCGCTGGCCGGCGTGCGGAAGCCCTTCGCGACCTTGTTCCATCGCACCAGCGCGCGGGAGACCGCCCGCATCGAGGAGATTCTCGCGACGATACGACTGACCGACAAGAAGGATTGGCTCGCCGCCAACCTCTCGCATGGCCAGAAGCAATGGCTCGAGATCGGGATGCTGCTGGCGCAGGAGCCGCAGCTCCTGCTCGTCGACGAGCCGGTCGCCGGCATGACCGATGCCGAAACGCGCGAGACGGCCTCGCTGCTGCGCGAGATCGCCAAGACGAAATCCGTCGTCGTCGTCGAACACGACATGTCCTTCGTCCGCGACCTCGATGTGAAGGTGACCGTGCTTCACCAGGGCTCGGTGCTGTCGGAGGGCACGCTGGACGCGGTGTCTGCCGACCCGACCGTCATCGAAGTCTATCTGGGACGATGATTGGCGTGCCCTCCGTCACTTGCCTCAACCGCAGCCTGCATCCAATCTGGCATTCCGAGCCAGACGAGGGGCTGTGCTCGAAGGGGCAAGAATTACGGGGCCAAGGAATGCATATTCTGGGATTGCTGCTAGCTGCCGTCGTTGGCGCCGGCTTCTGGTACTGGCGCCTTCATGCGGCCAAGACGGCGGTGGATGATGTGGTCGACCAGGCCGGGCGGCTGCATGGCGCCTATAAACGGCGAAAGTTTCGCAACAAGGCGCAGGCTTCGACGCTATCAGGCATCGAGGATCCAGCCATCGGCGCGACAGTACTGTTCGTATCGCTGGTCGAGGCGGGAGGTCCCTTCGGGCCGGACCACGAAAAGCGGATCGACGGCTGGCTGCGCGAGGTCGCGGACTATGCGTCACCGGTCGAGGCGCTCACTTTCGCGCGCTGGGCGTCGCGCGAGGTCGTAGACGGCAATGATGTCGTGCGACGGATGCTGCCGCTGTTCAACAACGCGCTGTCTCCGTCGGAAAAAGACGATCTTCTGGAGTTCGCCGGCAATCTCGCATCCAGCGCGGGCGAGCCGGAGCCGGCGCAGAAAGATATGTTGCGCCGCCTGCGCAGCGGCTTAGTCGTTCCATCCTGAGGTCTGATCATGCTCGAAGCGAAGAATGTCGATCTCTATTACGGCGCGGCGCAAGCGTTGCGGAGCGTGTCGATCAAGGCGGAGACGGGCAAGGTCACCTGCCTGATGGGCCGCAACGGCGTCGGCAAGACCAGCCTGCTCCGGGCCATCGTCGGGCAGAAGCCGATCGCGTCCGGCGAGATCCTGTGGGAGGGCAAAGTGCTCGGCCGCTCGCCGGCCTATGATCGCGCCAAGGCCGGCATCGCCTATGTGCCGCAGGGCCGCGAGATATTCCCGCTGCTGACCGTGCAGGAAAATCTGGAAACCGGCTATGCGCCGCTTTCCCGCAAGGACCGCTACATCCCCGACTATATCTTCGATCTCTTCCCGGTCTTGAAGGACATGCTCGGCCGGCGCGGCGGCGACCTTTCCGGTGGCCAGCAGCAGCAATTAGCAATCGGACGCGCGCTCGTCACGCGCCCGCGGCTGCTCGTGCTTGACGAGCCGACCGAGGGAATCCAACCCTCGATCATCAAGGATATCGGCCGGGCTATTCAATGGCTGCGCGAACAGGGAACGATGGCGATCCTGCTGGTCGAGCAATATTTCGACTTTGCGCATGAACTCGCCGACACCTTCGCCGTGATGGATCGCGGCGAAGTCGTCGCATCGGGAACGCAGGCCGAGATGGGCAGCGAGACCGTCCGGGCTCACCTCACGGTGTGAAGCAGCGCTCGAAGAGTTCCATCGTGCGTGATCGCATCGGGTCACGCACGCGGCCTTTTTCGGCGACTTCGCGGAACAGCGCTCTTATCTCGTCCGAGCGCACGCCGTCGCTCGTCATCAGCATGGCGATAATCGGCTCATGCAGCAGTTCGTTTAGCGATGAGTCCCTGCGCACACAGGCGGTGGAGTCGTTCATCACGGGCCTCCTTCGGGTGTTGCGGTATGACCGTAACATTACGACGGGACGTGACGTTTGTAAGAACGAAGCCTTAAGCCGCGTTCACAATTACTTGATGCTGCAAGGCAATATCGCGCGCGA from Kaistia algarum includes:
- the urtB gene encoding urea ABC transporter permease subunit UrtB — translated: MRVSLPSLSTLAAAFLLILTAFNPAFGADIRPEVNALGNPGYSSLKDAIAALAATGDPAVPALLQSLSDGELYVRAADSAVFKVTETDDGYNLLDPLTGEDAGPAAADEVSKITVNNSVRETISASLGLMTLLSPDPQKRLAAAGDVYKSQDPKQIPLLDTAIAKETDKKVTAALQMARAAAVLRSDMGDADKLAAVDVISARGDQDAVSLLSSFFATAPDGSAKTAAASAISTIQGTLQLWSGLQNVWYGVSLGSVLLLAAIGLAITFGVMGIINMAHGEMVMLGAYTTFVVQDIIRTSYPELFDWSLAIALPLAFLVSGAVGVLIERSVIRFLYGRPLETLLATWGISLILQQAVRTYFGPNNREVGNPSWMSGTFDLGHLAITYNRMWIVVFALGVFAVLMLVLKRTPFGLQTRAVTQNRPMASSMGIRTPWVDAMTFGLGSGIAGIAGVALSQIDNVSPNLGQSYIIDSFMVVVFGGVGNLWGTLVGAFTLGIANKFLEPYAGAVLAKILVLVFIILFIQKRPRGLFALKGRSVEA
- the urtC gene encoding urea ABC transporter permease subunit UrtC, translated to MITAFFFRALDGKTLIVLAILIGIGIALPLLSLTDPSFPLHIPTYAIALIGKYLCYALLALSVDLVWGYCGILSLGHAAFFALGGYAMGMYLMRQIGTRGVYANPVLPDFMVFLNWQELPWFWHGFDMFWFAALMVLLAPGLLAFVFGWFAFRSRVTGVYLSIITQAMTYALLLAFFRNDMGFGGNNGLTDFKDILGFNIQAPETRGALFFASALALALGFLICRAVISSKFGKVLIAVRDAESRTRFIGYRVEGYKLVVFVLSAMMAGVAGSLYVPQIGIINPGEFAPANSIEAVIWVAVGGRGTLIGPIVGALLVNFGKTWFTSGVLAEYWLFVLGGLFVAVTLFLPKGVVGTILARKARKPDEAKSPPEPTPIQASQAAEEGA
- the urtD gene encoding urea ABC transporter ATP-binding protein UrtD translates to MSEKAKGDEKAKGHEKAKNSLLYLDGVSVSFDGFKALRGLSLIIEPGEMRAIIGPNGAGKTTMMDVITGKTKPDTGDVYFAGDTDLTRMDEASIASLGIGRKFQKPTVFESHTVWNNIDLALAGVRKPFATLFHRTSARETARIEEILATIRLTDKKDWLAANLSHGQKQWLEIGMLLAQEPQLLLVDEPVAGMTDAETRETASLLREIAKTKSVVVVEHDMSFVRDLDVKVTVLHQGSVLSEGTLDAVSADPTVIEVYLGR
- the urtE gene encoding urea ABC transporter ATP-binding subunit UrtE, with amino-acid sequence MLEAKNVDLYYGAAQALRSVSIKAETGKVTCLMGRNGVGKTSLLRAIVGQKPIASGEILWEGKVLGRSPAYDRAKAGIAYVPQGREIFPLLTVQENLETGYAPLSRKDRYIPDYIFDLFPVLKDMLGRRGGDLSGGQQQQLAIGRALVTRPRLLVLDEPTEGIQPSIIKDIGRAIQWLREQGTMAILLVEQYFDFAHELADTFAVMDRGEVVASGTQAEMGSETVRAHLTV